From Enoplosus armatus isolate fEnoArm2 chromosome 23, fEnoArm2.hap1, whole genome shotgun sequence, a single genomic window includes:
- the ltb4r gene encoding leukotriene B4 receptor 1, with translation MASNITTNTSMSISASAQAGIAILTLAFVLGFPGNLFVVWSVLCRVRKRSVTCLLVLNLAAADAFVLLSAPFFLRYLAGGRGWEFGSAACKLVHYLSNVNMYVSIYIICLMSMDRWLAVTKPFISQRMRTKRSLLVLLLGVWVLAFILSVPMAFYRSNLKKTHPNNITLSYCVPYHWRSMGHKVFQYLFETTMGCVVPFSLINTCYSSVICRLQSAKFQRRGQGSRLILMIICAFAIFWLPYHIVNIIEVVGLLTGRDSVLQAAKTARPNVTAFAYFSSAVNPILYVFAGSSHIRQAGLSFMGKLFEATNSESRSTSTFSRSGRMSRSSSSPDESSILHTMSVKLVNPFKGKNKEKSSSVAGKEAGEPELKTLATAEQLE, from the exons ATGGCATCCAATATCACCACCAACACCTCTATGTCCATCAGTGCCTCAGCCCAGGCCGGCATCGCCATCCTGACCCTGGCGTTTGTGCTGGGCTTCCCCGGGAACCTTTTTGTGGTTTGGTCGGTGCTTTGCCGGGTGAGGAAGCGCTCAGTGACCTGTCTGTTGGTGCTTAATCTGGCCGCGGCGGACGCTTTCGTGCTGCTCAGTGCCCCCTTCTTCTTGCGCTACCTGGCCGGAGGCCGGGGCTGGGAGTTTGGCTCGGCAGCATGCAAGCTGGTGCATTACCTGTCAAATGTGAACATGTACGTGTCCATTTATATCATCTGCCTGATGAGCATGGACCGCTGGCTGGCCGTAACAAAGCCTTTTATATCCCAGAGAATGAGAACCAAGCGCTCGCTGCTGGTTCTCCTGCTGGGGGTCTGGGTGTTGGCGTTCATCCTGTCAGTGCCGATGGCTTTCTACCGCAG TAATCTGAAGAAGACACATCCAAACAATATCACTTTGAGCTATTGTGTGCCATACCACTGGCGCAGCATGGGTCACAAGGTCTTCCAGTATCTGTTTGAGACCACCATGGGCTGCGTGGTGCCTTTCTCCCTCATCAACACCTGTTACTCCTCCGTCATCTGCCGTCTGCAAAGTGCCAAGTTCCAGCGCAGAGGACAAGGCAGCCGCCTCATCCTGATGATCATCTGTGCCTTTGCAATATTCTGGCTGCCCTATCATATCGTCAACATCATAGAG GTGGTCGGTCTGTTGACGGGCAGAGATTCAGTGTTGCAGGCCGCCAAGACAGCCCGTCCAAATGTCACGGCCTTTGCTTACTTCAGCAGCGCCGTCAACCCCATTCTCTACGTGTTCGCCGGCAGCTCCCACATCCGCCAGGCCGGCCTCAGCTTCATGGGCAAGCTCTTCGAGGCCACCAACTCGGAGAGCAGGAGCACATCTACCTTTAGCCGTAGCGGCCGCATGAGCCGGAGCAGCTCTTCGCCAGATGAGAGCTCTATCCTGCACACGATGTCGGTCAAACTGGTGAATCCTTTCAAAGGCAAGAACAAGgagaagagcagcagtgtgGCAGGCAAAGAGGCTGGCGAACCTGAACTCAAGACTCTGGCCACTGCTGAGCAGTTAGAGTAG
- the ltb4r2a gene encoding leukotriene B4 receptor 2a, translated as MAQRNVFPSLNNSTSPSSGNETIVDNPIATTMGALILSLVFLLGFPGNLFIIWSILARARKQSVTTLLILNLAIADGSLMALTPFFIVYLVLKNWVFGNVMCKILFYLCLVNMYASIQLIMLMSVYRLVAVLWPQRLSVITGRKTVLRVLAVLWVLVMVASVPAMIFRKVKMKGPISVCDSFHEEDSHVVLQYTLELVLGFLIPYGVIVVSYIRILRRLRNTKFGRRIRSEKLILAIVLTFCLFWLPYHIINMAQVTWALCPAGRAKEILNKLWHSSRAVTSSIAFISSCANPVLYFFAGKSYIQREGLAFMARLFEGTGLDSATRKSRQNSQNSRDKDKDADAVMLKDKDPDSVTNSNSNAKPVKNGK; from the exons ATGGCCCAGAGAAACGTTTTTCCTTCCCTAAACAACTCCACATCCCCCAGTTCAGGAAATGAGACCATTGTGGACAACCCAATTGCTACCACAATGGGCGCCCTCATCCTGAGCCTCGTCTTTCTCTTGGGCTTCCCTGGAAACCTCTTCATCATCTGGAGCATCCTAGCGCGTGCCCGAAAGCAGTCCGTCAccaccctcctcatcctcaacTTAGCTATCGCCGACGGCTCTCTGATGGCCCTCACCCCGTTCTTCATCGTCTACCTGGTTTTGAAGAATTGGGTGTTTGGGAATGTGATGTGCAAGATCCTCTTCTACCTGTGTCTGGTCAACATGTACGCCTCCATCCAGCTCATCATGCTCATGAGCGTCTACAGGCTGGTGGCGGTGCTGTGGCCGCAGCGCCTCAGTGTGATCACAGGCCGAAAGACTGTGTTGCGGGTGCTGGCGGTGCTGTGGGTGCTGGTGATGGTCGCCTCTGTTCCTGCAATGATCTTCAGAAAAGTGAAGATGAAGGGGCCTATCTCCGTGTGCGATTCATTCCATGAGGAAGACAGCCAT GTGGTCCTTCAGTACACGCTGGAGCTCGTGTTGGGGTTTTTAATTCCCTACGGGGTCATTGTAGTCAGCTACATCCGCATCTTACGGCGGCTCCGAAACACCAAGTTCGGCCGTCGCATTCGTAGTGAGAAGCTCATCCTGGCCATTGTATTGACCTTCTGCCTCTTTTGGTTACCCTACCACATTATCAACATGGCGCAG GTTACATGGGCTTTGTGTCCAGCAGGTCGAGCAAAAGAAAT ATTGAATAAACTATGGCACAGCAGCCGCGCTGTCACCTCTTCCATAGCCTTCATCAGCAGCTGTGCCAACCCAGTGCTCTACTTCTTCGCAGGAAAGTCCTACATCCAGCGAGAAGGGCTGGCGTTCATGGCCCGCTTGTTTGAGGGCACGGGGCTGGACTCGGCCACCAGGAAGAGCCGACAGAACAGCCAGAACAGCCGCGACAAAGACAAAGACGCAGATGCTGTCATGCTAAAGGACAAAGATCCGGACTCTGTTACCAACTCGAACTCTAATGCCAAACCAGTGAAGAATGGCAAGTAG